One genomic window of Lepeophtheirus salmonis chromosome 5, UVic_Lsal_1.4, whole genome shotgun sequence includes the following:
- the LOC121118254 gene encoding roundabout homolog 1 codes for MMLTSSFIPLYLKAFLLLLHFHILVAQEKEIYTVVGASAHLPCNISAPDDDGALLVLWYRNFDAQPIYSFDNRFSTTKHWSEDQSFGPRALFRDNSIYPGILSELIISNVQFEDGGYYKCRVDFRRSQTRSETLHLRIIEEPDIPSIVNQNGTALMGEIGPFALGEALILLCTVDRGNPRPAVSWWRNGELWDDEPDPNTFDEVQQNTLVIAALDRSHHGNEFSCVARNNNVTGSPSSRVKVILRMPVLDIHLSSLPNPVTSDTSYEVLCQATGAQPLPNITWFLDSTLIQVSQVDVRVTHRENLTTSSLYFTPKMKDHGRILTCIAENELGKANATRELSIHFVPIVSLEMMNEKEYVLEGEDLVLECHIKARPRVWRVIWYHNGKEVQPNGDRVVIPEEGTLLLRNVTKERSGDYLCSATNVEGDGFSKIVKISVYYKPVCRDARIAKSIDYINDGRDEVTTISLGCGVDAKPEVKRYRWLVNSSDSESVFEIPSAENSMTFSNYKSTTGAKTRGQVLCWASNEIGEQGAPCIFHVVPIGAPHPPTNCKIRNHTASTIVVSCAPGFNGGLTQHFIMEVYETAQNNSQILIATNWTDSSDRLIVRGLTPESNYILSIKSVNERGESSPVYLGGKTEGYIHYLPVKNEFSRLPLLFVIIGILVSLMAIGLFLTVFLAMKKRQKHERQLARDLNNRRNGVEEEEGGGGGAPLLVPRHLEQVPIQQHQPCIHCSRKELLATTSPVERTVIKTFSVDKKRPICPVCNPQGKTPYPRGGGGGRMESSEFS; via the exons TGGCCCAAGAGAAGGAGATCTATACGGTCGTAGGAGCCTCGGCCCATTTACCATGCAACATATCAGCACCAGATGACGATGGCGCACTCCTTGTTCTCTGGTATCGTAACTTTGATGCACAACCCATTTATAGCTTTGATAATCGCTTCTCCACAACAAAGCATTGGTCAGAGGATCAAAGCTTTGGCCCTCGAGCTTTATTTAGAGACAATTCAATTTATCCTGGGATTCTATCCGAACTTATCATATCCAATGTTCAATTTGAAGATGGGGGCTATTACAAGTGTCGTGTGGACTTTCGACGCTCTCAAACACGATCTGAGACTCTGcatttaagaataattgaagAGCCAGATATTCCCTCAATTGTGAATCAAAATGGGACGGCTCTTATGGGAGAAATCGGTCCCTTTGCTCTCGGAGAGGCTCTTATTCTCCTCTGTACTGTGGATCGGGGGAATCCTAGGCCAGCGGTCTCTTGGTGGAGGAATGGAGAGTTGTGGGATGATGAGCCAGATCCGAATACCTTTGATGAAGTCCAGCAAAATACACTTGTTATTGCGGCTCTTGATCGGTCTCATCATGGGAATGAATTCTCCTGTGTTGCCAGGAATAACAATGTGACTGGATCACCAAG CTCCCGTGTCAAGGTCATTCTCCGAATGCCAGTCTTGGACATTCATCTTTCAAGTCTCCCTAATCCTGTCACCTCAGACACCTCATACGAAGTCCTATGTCAAGCCACTGGGGCTCAACCCCTTCCTAACATCACTTGGTTCCTGGATTCCACTTTGATTCAAGTCTCTCAGGTGGATGTACGCGTGACTCATCGAGAGAATCTCACGACGAGCTCCCTCTACTTTACTCCTAAAATGAAGGACCATGGACGGATTCTCACTTGTATAGCAGAGAATGAGCTTGGAAAGGCCAATGCGACTCGGgaattaagtattcattttgtacCCATTGTCTCTCTGGAAATGATGAATGAAAAGGAGTACGTTCTTGAGGGAGAGGATCTCGTTCTGGAGTGTCATATAAAGGCTCGTCCCCGTGTTTGGAGAGTTATCTGGTATCATAATGGAAAGGAAGTCCAACCTAATGGGGATCGGGTCGTAATTCCAGAGGAGGGGACTCTTCTTCTAAGGAACGTCACCAAAGAACGGAGTGGAGACTACCTCTGTTCTGCCACAAATGTTGAAGGGGACGGATTTtctaaaatagtcaaaatatcCGTGTACTACAAACCAGTGTGTCGAGATGCTCGCATTGCTAAGTCTATTGATTACATCAATGACGGAAGAGATGAAGTCACAACCATCTCCCTGGGATGTGGAGTAGATGCTAAGCCAGAAGTGAAGAGATATCGATGGTTAGTCAACTCATCAGACTCAGAATCTGTTTTTGAGATCCCCAGTGCGGAAAACTCCATGACTTTTAGTAATTACAAGTCAACAACTGGAGCTAAAACAAGGGGACAAGTACTTTGTTGGGCAAGTAATGAAATTGGTGAGCAAGGGGCTCCTTGTATATTTCATGTTGTGCCCATTGGGGCTCCTCATCCTCCAACCAATTGTAAa ATACGGAATCACACTGCTTCGACCATCGTTGTTTCATGCGCCCCTGGCTTTAACGGAGGCCTTACCCAGCATTTCATCATGGAGGTCTATGAAACCGCACAAAATAACTCACAAATCCTCATAGCCACCAATTGGACAGATTCCAGCGATAGGCTCATCGTACGTGGACTCACACCCGAATCAAATTACATTCTCTCCATCAAATCTGTCAATGAACGCGGAGAGAGCTCTCCCGTCTACCTTGGCGGTAAGACGGAAGGCTATATTCATTATCTTCCAgtcaagaatgaattttctagaCTTCCTCTTCTCTTTGTCATTATTGGCATCCTCGTGAGTCTCATGGCCATTGGATTATTTTTGACTGTTTTTCTTGCCATGAAGAAACGTCAAAAGCACGAAAGACAATTAGCTAGGGATTTGAACAATCGGAGGAATGGAGTCGAAGAGGAAGAGGGTGGAGGAGGAGGAGCTCCTCTCCTTGTTCCAAGGCATTTGGAACAAGTACCAATACAGCAGCATCAGCCATGTATTCATTGTTCAAGGAAGGAACTCTTAGCTACTACATCTCCCGTGGAAAGAACTGTGATTAAAACATTTTCAGTAGATAAGAAAAGACCCATTTGCCCTGTTTGTAATCCTCAGGGCAAGACTCCATATCctagaggaggaggaggaggtaGAATGGAGTCCTCAGAGTTCTCATAA